The window AAGCCAAATACATGAATTTGATTCAATCCAAAAAGGTCGGACTTTCAGGAAAGAGTGAAAAAGAGTGGTGCAGGTGATCAACATCCATTTGTAGTCATGTGTGACCTATACAATATTTGTCTTTTTGAAAGACACTTTAGGCAAAGGGCATATCCCAAATATGGTAGCAAAATAAGACTTCAGCAATAGACACCCTTTCTAGACAAGAAGATCAGAATATACACTGGGCCTATACACTTTTCGTATTTTCATGcaatgtacaaaacatataCACAGTTAAAACATTTCACAAATGTCCACAAATTCACAAAAATACGACTTGATCTATACCCTGGACAGAAATGTTACAAAAATAGatatgaggtacatgtatgtcatgagGGAGACTGTGTGAGGCAAAGGTACAGTTCATCTGAAGTTATAAGCTAGAAAAACTAGTACAATCTATCTGAAATTTCATAAACATACTGTAATAccaaaataaatgaaacggtTATCAATTTAAGAGCAGTCAGACTTTGCAGCACCACTTCTTTTTCTGTGCATTTCATATCAGGCACCACTTTTCATTTTCTCTTCTTCATTTTCTCCACAGAAAGGCACCTCTGTATTCTTCATATTTTTACACTATACTGTGGATACTATGCCTAAATTAGAACTCACAAAATAACCTATACTCTACTATTTCTTCTAATGCCACTTCATTCATTATACCCAACAAATAATTACacagaaaagaaacaaaaactcagtaggcctatgaaatTCCTCACGGATTCAAAATATCCAATTGTGAGTAAAAAGGGTGGAAGACAACAAGGTTGTTATACAGAATCATTAACACGAGTCAATAAATGAACTATAATTCGTTCATTTCATAGTaaaatgtcaaatatttcaTAACAAAATTAATCCGTTGATGTATTACCATATTCCTACAGTATTTCGAAATAAACAATCTTTCGTGGCAAGGACTTTTGTACCTTGGTGCTTTTGTAACTTCTGAGGATTTTGCCCGCTTAATTGAATTGCGATTGTTCCAATTTGCTATTAAAGCATAATTCATTATTGCTACCTCCCTCGAGGACTGAATATAAACAAACAAAACCTTTCCAGACAAACCCATCAATCAGTTTATAACAGCTTAAAATATGAATATTTCATACTTGTTTTTGTTGTAAacgtatttaaaaaaatttcaaatggaGATTTCAAATTATTGGAAGTGAACTAGGTGTATTTTGGAGCTGGAAAACTACAAACAGATATGCAGAACAAAATTAATAAAGGAAAGGATCGAAGTGGTCTGCATATCTCTAACAGCTACAGATTTACTCTCTCTTCTGAGGGGCGAATAATTTGTCCAGGAAGCAGGTGGCATGTTAAAAGAGGTTGTAAATTTACTCATAGTACACATACTGCTTTTATCAACCAGGTCATAATCAACCAAAATAACTCTCAACAATTTACAAAAAATAAACCTGCATAAATTCCATTTATCAATTAACAACTTCCAACTGCATAATATAGAACTTCTTTGTTAATAAACAGAATCATCACATTTGGTCCATCATCCAAATACTTCTTTTCTATCACAATACTGCCACACCACAGATCTGATCGAGATGGAATCCCCAGAAAATCAACAAGAGTCTAGCACAGGGTGTCAAAAAAGAGTCTCCAATTCGACTTGATATATAATTGTAGCAAAGTACCATGCTGATCTGGTCCATGTGACGTAAATGGACCATGACAAAATCTATTGAGACAAACTCCTGAACATATTCATTCAAAACCCGTTCAAGGCCTGACCGCAACACCTGTGCCGAAATATCACGTTTTATGGGACCATTGAACCACTGGACCAAGGGTTGCGTGAAATCACCGATGAAGCCAGATAGGTCACTCTCAACATACATCCTGTAGTATTCAACGAAGCACATGATATAAAACGGACTTTATGCGATTGCTGTTTTCAGAGTCAGTACAGGCGTCAGATCAGATTTGTCCACTGTGGCATCGCTGTTGATTACAACATTCATTTCCTTTACTTCTTCACCGGTGATCACATCATCATTACCATAATCGGGCTGTCCGTAGCAGCGGTGATACAACCAGATCCTTAACTGGTGACAGGCGTAaacaaaaacatgcaatagtGGCGTAAAACAGAAAACTAATACCCCACAGATATACAACGCTTCCCCAGGTTTGTCCCATTCTAAACCAGGATAGATGAAATTTTTTCCCATGATGTTCGTCCCACCACAAGCGAAATATGCAGCTGTGAAGCCGGAGTAAATGATCGCACAGCTCAGCGGAAAGACCATGTGATAAATGCGTATGGGAGTGGCGGTAATGAAGAGGTCGATGATCGTATAAATGCTTTGGACAGCGTGCGTATGGAAGTTGACACCCGTCAGCACCCAGTGCTCATCAACTGGAAATAGAAAACAAGAAATGCTTGGAGTATTTTTCAGTATATTATGGTAGAAACATTTTGGAAATGATTCAATGTTGGCTGGATAAGGAATATAAGAGGCattggcatagtggttagagtgcTGGACTCATAGTAAACACTGCATGCCGCTGTGACAAAAAATGTCTCATTTGTGGCCACCCCTTatgaaaaagatctcagattcaccatggtaaaattgGGGTTTACCATGCTCAGATCAGAGCTATCCAAGAAATTCATCACGAGAACCTCTTATTACTAGCTTCAAAGAGACTACTTCACATCCAGACAGTAATGCCTAGCTTCTGGAGGGCTTCCTTAGTAGTAAATCTTATCGAAACCTCAGGCATGTTATAACATAGATAACTAAGTAACTCATCCACATGTACAGGCTTTCACCCACAGAACTGCAGGTATACTATTGATAACTGTTCAGTTATTAGAGAGAGGTCGTAAGTTCAGTTTCTGGTTTTCAAAGTCCGAGTGAGTAGACCTACATATTTGTAACAATCCCTGGCGAACCTAAATCCCTCAGTCACAATCCAGCTAACACAGAAGTTACAACTGAGAACTTCTAGACAGGCTGATAAATGGAAAGCGTTCACAAGCATTTTTGGAACCAGACCACCTGTTGCTTCAGTTCTTGGTTCACCAGCCTTGAGGAAAGGTAGGTCTATTCCTTCACAACCAAAGGAGAGGATGGTAATTCATTCAAGAAGATACGGGCACCAGCAGGGTCATACACTGTTGCTGGCACCAGTATAGCTCTCTACTTGAGATGTTACTGCTACTCCGGTTACAAAACAAGGAAAATGTGAAGAATCTGCTTCACAGAGCAAGAGATGAAGGAAAATCAACATATCGATGTCTTGGGACCCTTTGTCATAAAGACAACAATACCACTACATTTATGAATGCATTAGCTATTGTGTTAATACCTTGTTGGGTCAAGACGCATCTTGAAGAAATAACAGAGTCCTCCCCCAAATTTTGGGGTTGTCGGATTCTTCAAATGCTTACCTGGTGACACCACTACTGGGCCCAATCGATCGACCAGAGTGGGAATAGAATCTTGGTAGCATAAAAGACCTGCTCGATCTTTTTTCAGTGATATTGTAGGATGTAAGACTTGGGTAAGTCTATCATTGAGGCCCATAACCAGTATATTCATTTGATTGGGCACCGTGACAACAGGGATAATGATGACACACCAGTGAATTGAACAAATGATCTTCAACTCCTCCCTAACAGTACAAGGTAGCCATGTCGTGAAAGGGTCAAAACCGACTGTGATTTGCATAATCTCTCCCTACTGGAAACTGCGGCAATACCCATCCATATTCATCATCGAACGCAAACCACCAATCTTGATATATTGATCCAGTAGACCCAAAGGCCAAGGGAACAGGATCAAACTCGTCTACGCCGCGGTTAGCGAACACCGGAATCAATTACATTTAGCATTAACTTTGACAGGCGGCAAATTTATCTCACCAATCCAGAATAACATAGACTAAATATATACACATATTACCAAGTCTGTTAGTAGTCGCCCATAACATTTGCACAACCTGTGACAAATTCTCTTTTTCATAGCCAATATCTGGCTACTGTAAACCCCTTCTTATAGACaacttctaaaaacatttcctCTAATATTGGCAATTACGAAATACTTCGCAATACTACCCTCCTTGAAGGAGCGCCAAGGCCACAAGGAGCCAGCCAACTCACCAAATGGAAGGAATCATGATCTGGAATTTATTTTAAataatttgcaaaaatatcagAGCCGCTAATTTCAGATAGGTAAATATAACATTGGTGTGTTATCTTATCAAAAAGAACAACACTCGTCCACATCAGCAACTTGTTGTTTAATGAAAGAATAATCAAGTGTTTGCCAAAGTCAATCCCCGGTAATCGATTAGCAGTGCAGACTAGTTAATTCATTTTTTTGTTGGCTAGCTATTTCCTGTTGCCAATTGGATGGGACTGATTGGTTGTATGGCCATAGCACAATGCTAAAACCATTTAGAAACAACAGCCCAAAACACAAGATGTATAGGATCTTTTGTAACCTTGGTAATTCTATCAAGGAAATTTGGGCACCCTTTTGAAAAGAGACAAGTTTTTGGCATTTCTAAAGTTCCAAATTCTCAGTCTTAACCAATACTTGCAACTGGGAATAATGGATTGAGAGTGTCTCTTTCAAGCTTtaattaaagcgaactggaaccgccaagccagttcgtatgacctcgttttcatttcccgcgtatcgggtgatcagaacgaggcatgaatgaaacatggcgcctagctgtcaatcattcagtgacgtcactactatggaatttactacgaaaattcatgaatgaaagatcacatgactcacgtgattctcacatgattctcaataataacaaattgaactgcgcatgctcgggcactgggggcggagctacaaatctgaactcgaataggaagttggaagtttgactttctcgggcggtgaaagtcgaaaagttgaataaatcgctcggcggttccagttcgctttaacacTTACCCGAATGGACGAATCCCCAGTAGAGGCCCGATATGATGAAAGGTGAACAGGTGGACATGTTGTAGATGACCCAGGCTAGCTGGTAGGTCAGCGGCATCTTCAGAAAAAGCTGATCTGCAAAATAATAAAGTGATATGCCAATCAGTCACTACAACTAAGAATTGATAAAGCATTTTATAGTTGGAGTCAACGGACAGAGACAAAAACTGGTTATCCCtaaaaaaggtttttgattGTGCGGTTTCAAACTCCATAAAGCATTTCTTGGTGTTCTTTAACATTCCATCTTTTATTTTGATTGgtattatcaagaataaataaagactagtctttatggaTTCTTGGTATTATCAAATGAGTAACTGGTTTAAAATTACATGATGTGTTTCAATTAGCCATACCTTGTTctctttgaaattgaagagGCTAATACAGGTGGTATGAAAAGTGGGTTACATGTTCTAGCCAGAAGCGTTCAGTCTCTTCCTGGTCGGGATTGTATACACATCATCCCGGTAGACAGAGCTTGGGATTTCTACATATAGGTCATGAATTCATGTGGCAGCAATAGGCCTATTGACAGGCAAGACATGCCCACTGCATGTACTAAAACCAAGGcatatatttgaaatttgaaacttgagGATTATATGATTATGAAAGATTGGCCAGTTTTTAGTATATGAGCTAACTGTGAGTTTCATTGTCATGAATTATTGTCACAGCTGTCATTGATGAGCAAGGAAGCAAGCAATGGAAACAGCCCATTTTCAAGAGGGCTGCTCGTTTAAGCTATACGCtgcaataggcctactttaCTTGACACCAGGTATCACTGCTATCCCATGGTACATCTTGATGTGGCTGGCAGTGGGAAAGTATTGGAGATAGGCACCTGGCACTGATAGACATAACATGATAATATTATTCACAAGTATTCACCAACATACTCGCACAGACAGTACTCATCCATTCATTCAACAGCACATTGTAGGTCTGATGTTTCAGATATATTAGGCAGTGCAGTATAGACTGCAATTGTTAAAGCTGATGAagtcaaccccccccccccccccccaccatccATCTGGCTATAGTTTGTGGGGTAACAAAGACACTTCACATATTCTGAGAACATTTCAGAGGAATATCTGATGACAAGATTTAGAATTGAATGCAGATCTGACAGAAACTGCAATCATCACTTTCCAACTGAATTTTAACTTACATCAGCAAATCATGATGGAATTCAAGAGGTATCATGTCAAAAACACGTACACTTATTAACCCACAGTGGGTGGCTTCAGATTGCTGCTGTTAACAGTAGCCTACATTGACTTATCGTTAGAACAGCAGCTCTTTTAAGATTCTGCTGTTGTGAGCATCAACAGAACAGGTTGAATTCAGAGAAGCCTCAAGCAACTCCCCGATATCGCCAGGAATCCTGCAAGGCAGAAGCAACCTAGCAAACAGCGTTCAGAATCGTGCCTGGATGTTCTAAAATGAAACTGAAGTACACCCTCCCACGGAAGATGGTTACAGGAGATTTCTAAGAAGAGCAGGTCAAGACTGTCGGTGGGGGTTTCTTCTTGAATATAATATCAGATTGATACGTTCAATGATATAAGAAAACAAGATATTTTAGAAGTTTTTTCGAGGAGTAAGTACCAACACCAAAATATATCCATTCTTTTGTGATAGCTGATCAACTAACTAGTAGAGCCACATTCATATGCAGTGGACAAACAGAAAGAAGAGTCAGGATCATTTATCCAATAAATATCAAATCAGCAAACAACTTACCATCCGATGTTACTTTTCTTCTCTTTATATAATACTCTATGGCAAGGGACGTCTGGTTGATGCAGTTGACTGTGACGAGGGTGA is drawn from Lineus longissimus chromosome 1, tnLinLong1.2, whole genome shotgun sequence and contains these coding sequences:
- the LOC135494166 gene encoding protein rolling stone-like → MLNGLRSWFYDEFKCENWGLHHPKPALYATSQWPIPHIVFIIYRALWATWFLIWIVMCGIDWIGLIPSMRTYPDETYNSENGPKWFIYLTHWAFTLVTVNCINQTSLAIEYYIKRRKVTSDDQLFLKMPLTYQLAWVIYNMSTCSPFIISGLYWGFVHSVDEHWVLTGVNFHTHAVQSIYTIIDLFITATPIRIYHMVFPLSCAIIYSGFTAAYFACGGTNIMGKNFIYPGLEWDKPGEALYICGVLVFCFTPLLHVFVYACHQLRIWLYHRCYGQPDYGNDDVITGEEVKEMNVVINSDATVDKSDLTPVLTLKTAIA